In one window of Malassezia japonica chromosome 9, complete sequence DNA:
- the GSP1 gene encoding GTP-binding nuclear protein gsp1/Ran (EggNog:ENOG503NW2J; COG:U; BUSCO:EOG09264LKR): protein MSDAQNVPNFKLVLVGDGGTGKTTFVKRHLTGEFEKKYIATLGVEVHPLQFHTNFGPIVFNVWDTAGQEKFGGLRDGYYIQGQCGIIMFDVTSRITYKNVPNWHRDLERVCENIPIVLCGNKVDVKERKVKTGAVTFHRKKNLQYFEISAKSNYNFEKPFLWLARKLVGNAALEFAAAPALAPPEVQIDHNLMEQYNKELETAAAAPLPDEDDGDL from the exons ATGTCTGACGCTCAGAACGTTCCCAACTTTAAGCTGGTGCTGG TCGGTGACGGTGGTACCGGCAAGACCACTTTCGTCAAG CGTCACCTTACGGGTGAGTTTGAGAAGAAGTACATTGCGACCCTCGGTGTCGAGGTGCACCCGCTGCAGTTCCACACGAACTTTGGTCCGATCGTCTTCAACGTCTGGGACACGGCGGGCCAGGAGAAGTTTGGTGGTCTGCGCGACGGCTACTACATCCAGGGCCAGTGCGGTATCATCATGTTCGACGTCACCTCGCGTATCACGTACAAGAACGTGCCGAACTGGCACCGtgacctcgagcgcgtctgCGAGAACATCCCGATCGTGCTCTGCGGCAACAAGGTCGACGTGAAGGAGCGGAAAGTCAAGACCGGCGCTGTGACCTTCCACCGCAAGAAGAACCTGCAGTACTTTGAGATCTCGGCCAAGTCCAACTACAACTTCGAAAAGCCGTTCCTGTGGCTCGCCAGGAAGCTCGTCGGCAACGCGGCCCTCGAGTTCGCCGCTGCCCCTGCCCTGGCTCCTCCGGAGGTCCAGATCGACCACAACCTCATGGAGCAGTACaacaaggagctcgagacggctgctgctgcgcctctgCCCGATGAGGACGACGGTGACCTCTAA
- a CDS encoding uncharacterized protein (EggNog:ENOG503P7ZQ; COG:O) has translation MFVRHAVRFARAAPVQGARMRFSTSATARYIEEDVTSERLAQLLESSKESGKPVLVDFFADWCQPCKMLSPILHRLVNDPKLVSGREVDLVTVDVDKNMEAAQLFKVRAMPTVLAFKDGKPVTSFVGVLPEPKLKTFIESL, from the exons ATGTTTGTCCGCCACGCAGTCCGtttcgcgcgcgcggcgcccgtgCAGGGTGCGCGTATGCGCTTCTCGACCTCGGCTACGGCACGCTACATCGAAGAGGACGTCACGTcggagcgccttgcgcagctcctcgagtcGAGCAAGGAGAGTGGCAAGCcggtgctcgtcgactTTTTTGCGGACTGGTGCCAGCCGTGCAAGATGCTGAGCCCGATCCTGCACCGTCTCGTGAACGACCCGAAGCTCGTGAGCGGCCGCGAAGTCGACTTGGTCaccgtcgacgtcgacaaGAACatggaggcggcgcagctgtTCAAG GTTCGTGCCATGCCGACAGTGCTCGCGTTCAAGGACGGCAAGCCTGTCACCTCGTTTGTGGGCGTGCTCCCCGAGCCCAAGCTCAAGACCTTTATCGAGTCGCTCtag
- the IRA2 gene encoding Ras GTPase activating protein ira2 (COG:V; TransMembrane:1 (i378-401o); EggNog:ENOG503NX3S), which produces MSRRPFELPRTPSPGYVLHEKQTGTPGSTHSAYVPPENSQRVTIGRAVRQLLGSITASPFPWRADQDAERSLQILLEESDHEIAIVVYECLCVIELFEIPSMDAQHAVAQLHRLLCLVRVLDACLVRYWASAEIAPLADGLAARLLETALALMQPLLRHEISALPLGAIDAPHSAPITPEAERMRAFSFGWRDTESLRERECEYAMLDVSEAVQSDIASTRAFFVLESTPMPAPIAFPTPADASDAPPLVVAAYLYRSLSRLVYFLSTTNHDMVFGRIRTAITQAPVTHDERRTAAEIRLLECANVHHHDLTKLLPLIGTSLNALGKRPLYAVVCVALRRAIVRATVYHPHETPALESEAYATFDALYSAADSMRRRYLLWPMLAALLSLCPMAHGALLHVRTRLEVHSKKASFLEALQNQLTSPKLGVLAAYSLVVCARLLSYRPGKETRALAVSIVSPVATRAMDWARNARLLSLSEARLLSELVATLVFLDCHTVAMQIVQPAVQCSAGALCIIHALYTIASHRRWDDRLSTYAPIFRAHLRTAAHGRERRIWVSALHPLDASLEQAFFYAVLQLAMLEPQILLQGEQGEDLLAVLLRIPPGATFAPLHHITARFLYTHATSEMALALRPSEGALIQSAATRVLQADSYASLWHEVHAMSYLVRRTRPGALDAELMHHTCLAATVYALCMLDMPVHRAAHELAHAIGTHIADPSPHLPLVQIFRTLPRLAPPEVTAEHVCASVRHTPAARVAWNAVLVVWQPFVRQSGNERAMRLYARFLATTADAECTAIVPPLATLVLRGDAAARDTAAILLAKIPSKLVLLTAQRVRETSIPDTRAAAGLWLAMLEVIAARSDLPASAELADMLAQCAERAAPATHPEARVAVCRIVLVLCADEAATARGALALRILPWTDAPQASVRRAAVQALVPLTHGTIVVNDAMDESHADALRRRIALYVHGLLRAVRRSDDATDAETAIKALTQILRTHPTYIQTEAPALVLRAHPAERAALLHACAAIWPVIPAEAGKHEPLISHDVAHALVCACTSQAPALEEALAGVVDDECALVCSLLGTEIESCTSEDLLLRSNSTRLSVATAYLRRFSYSDIRIIITQIVGHIAALPTVLNAETEQGRVWLLATTDWVIGQLSVTASGTTNLVRRVCAAVRAHTARHFSSRTAPYRALAALMMLRVLGPALATPESIGVKLPERATLRRELVLLSKVLLALAQGGFPKHRDAHLTALNPHLKGPQRDLIAVLDKLCDPDEGMALPVVHRPPLADRAYLYTCLAEHAEAIVQRHPGLANDVHRTLAVLPPPSRELRLQRALHSDATSAYETLMRAHSGRDTSALHRIVYETHIDGRRIVSFVAARLPVSRTDLALLAYHTLHILGSGGPCDMLLDMSLATSANLPPMQWVVYMLSVVPRAVLAQARSLVVLNASTPLRQFLRAWTELEWPGRVVFATSLAEVSPLAPADALPSATYALLQCPPEHEWSVSLHDGRLAPIMATLKVCDSHLVITSTQPVSLGKLSGRTCDIIALSGVYVMVEGSVLVLDEKACTLYVGSSEAPRIGDVVRAAQARRGVVLGAPLRSPPRSPKAVLHGAALWHTAAEQVSARSAAAALLRAAGGENGILPAYTLPHAMPAPPVPSAAYAYAMILTTLDLCAACGSDACVALTYVAPLLARVNHAPHVDLRALFTSALMVWAAIPTLRATLSTGFWAPLQYAPDLYNGLLDACLDVTPMQSASSMLHAVLDALGAVNAPPLHMLLLRRIQQSLQEPLPVWRKVDVLVHLLAVQILTPGTPVQPHLPSLLCFILLLAHRMPFLNEGIARTAHNTLYVLQRETKSTAYALLLPKLAASIAEGEGDHDHATVNDTAGTALTAVACEILALAAPESEPELVRLVADYAARGGVQAQAFRVLSSLHGAGVAEAHLAVQALAEVHRPAVAGAAALCSASLMECIPHMVPALFWAGLAMVQSGDKSLAIPGLYLAQTAAERLPARDADTLLSTRRTSEAYALDAAYGVNADRDLGFALATVLYRPLTAPGTARITQKLLVRLLMLFASPDGSVDSRQTGILLLLCLSDPTNASSYVQAARLAPSVAEAWRAAPQLPSGSAALLAVGLAAALLRYVPSPTLHPLCAYLVRAGEANVACAALLQGPLAVYWAGEDAVSIPALRTLQRQSSNAPGASAQLLSQLGFPALMPHAAPDAPAASAAWLRRLVALL; this is translated from the exons ATGAGCCGGCGGCCGTTTGAGCTACCTCGCACACCCTCGCCCGGCTACGTGCTGCATGAGAAGCAGACAGGAACGCCGGGCTCGACGCACAGCGCCTATGTGCCGCCCGAGAACAGCCAGCGCGTGACGATCgggcgcgcggtgcgccaaCTGCTGGGAAGCAtcaccgcctcgcccttcccatggcgcgccgaccaggATGCGGAGCGCTCGCTGCAGATCCTGCTGGAAGAGAGCGATCACGAAATTGCGATCGTGGTGTACGAGTGCCTCTGTGTCATTGAGCTCTTTGAAATT CCTTCGATggacgcgcagcacgccgtggCCCAGCTGCATCGACTCTTGTGCCTggtgcgcgtgctcgatGCGTGCCTGGTGCGGTACTGGGCATCGGCAGagatcgcgccgctcgccgacggcctcgcggcgcgcctcttggAGACCGCCCTGGCGCTCAtgcagccgctgctgcgccacgaAATaagcgcgctgccgctcggcgcgatcgacgcgccgcacagcGCACCGATTACTCCGGaagccgagcgcatgcgcgcgtTCTCGTTTGGATGGCGCGATACAgagtcgctgcgcgaaCGTGAATGCGAATATGCCATGCTCGACGTGAGCGAGGCGGTACAGAGCGACATTGCGAGCACACGCGCCTTTTTTGTGCTGGAGAGCACGCCGATGCCGGCGCCGATCGCTTTTCCGACGCCAGCAgacgcgagcgacgcgcctccgctcgtcgtcgccgcctACCTCTACCGCTCGCTGAGCCGGCTGGTGTACTTTTTGAGCACCACGAACCACGACATGGTCTTTGGGCGCATCCGCACGGCCATCACCCAGGCCCCCGTGacgcacgacgagcgccgcaccgccgccgagatCCGCCTGCTGGAATGCGCCAACGTGCACCACCACGACCTGACCAAGCTCCTGCCGTTGATCGGCACGAGCTTAAACGCGCTGGGGAAGCGCCCCTTGTACGCGGTCgtctgcgtcgcgctccgccgcgcgatCGTCAGGGCGACGGTCTACCATCCGCACGAAACGCCGGCACTCGAGAGCGAGGCATACGCCACGTTCGACGCGCTGTACAGTGCAGCAGACTcgatgcgcaggcgctACCTCTTGTGGCCGATGCTCGCCGCACTCTTGTCGCTGTGCCCgatggcgcacggcgcactgcTGCAtgtgcgcacgcggctcGAGGTACACTCCAAGAAGGCATcgttcctcgaggcgctgcagaaCCAGCTCACCTCGCCCAAGCTCGGCGTACTCGCCGCGTACTCGCTGGTGGTCTGTGCGCGGCTCCTCTCGTACCGGCCCGGAAAAGAGACGCGCGCTCTTGCCGTGTCGATCGTGTCGCcggtcgcgacgcgcgccatgGACTGGGCACGGAACGCGCGGCTGCTTTcgctgagcgaggcgcgcctgctgaGCGAGCTCGTAGCGACGCTCGTCTTTTTGGACTGCCACACGGTCGCGATGCAGATCGTGCAGCCGGCCGTGCAGtgcagcgcaggcgcccTCTGCATTATCCACGCACTCTACACCATCGCAAGCCACCGCCGCTGGGACGATCGCCTGTCGACCTATGCGCCCATCTTTCGCGCGCACCtccgcacggccgcgcacggccgcgagcgccgcattTGGGtgagcgcgctgcaccccctcgacgcgtcgctggAGCAGGCATTCTTTTACGCGGTGCTCCAGCTGGCGATGCTCGAGCCGCAGATCCTGCTGCAAGGTGAGCAGGGCGAGGACCTGCTTGCTGTGCTCCTGCGCATCCCGCCCGGCGCGACAtttgcgccgctgcaccACATCACCGCACGCTTCTTGTATACCCACGCCACCAGCGAgatggcgctcgcgctgcggccgtcCGAAGGCGCGCTGATTCAGAGCGCGGCCACGCGCGTCCTCCAAGCGGATTCGTACGCCTCGCTGTGGCACGAAGTCCACGCCATGTCCTAcctggtgcgccgcacacgtccaggcgcgctcgatgcggaGCTGATGCATCATACCTGTCTTGCGGCCACGGTCTACGCACTGTGCATGCTCGACATGCCGGTCCATCGCGCCGCacacgagctcgcgcatgcAATCGGCACGCACATCGCCGACCCCTCCCCGCATCTGCCGCTCGTCCAGATCTTTcgcacgctgccgcggctcgcgccgcccgaggtcaccgccgagcacgtctGTGCATCGGTACGGCAcacgcctgcggcgcgcgtcgcatGGAATGCGGTCCTGGTCGTCTGGCAGCCGTTCGTCCGTCAGAGCGGCAACGAACGCGCAATGCGCCTCTATGCCCGCTTCCtcgcgacgaccgccgaCGCGGAGTGCACGGCGATCGTGCCGCCgcttgcgacgctcgtcttgcgtggcgacgccgcagcgcgcgacACGGCCGCGATCCTCCTCGCCAAAATCCCTTCGAAGCTCGTCTTGCtcacggcgcagcgcgtgcgcgagacTAGCATTCCGGACACACGCGCAGCCGCAGGCTTGTGGCTCGCGATGCTCGAAGTGATCGCGGCACGCTCTGACCTCCcggccagcgccgagctcgcggataTGCTCGCACAGTGCGCAGAACGCGCAGCACCGGCGACGCACCCCGAGGCACGCGTAGCAGTGTGCCGCATCGTGCTCGTGCTCTGTGCGGACGAAGCAGCGACTGCGCGGGGCGCACTCGCCTTGCGCATCCTGCCGTGgaccgatgcgccgcaggcaagcgtccgccgcgccgcagtccaggcgctcgtcccTCTGACGCACGGCACCATTGTCGTGAATGACGCCATGGACGAGTCGCATGCGgacgccctgcgccgccgtaTCGCCCTCTATGTCCAcggcctgctgcgtgccgtgcgccgctcggacGACGCGACGGATGCCGAGACTGCGATCAAGGCACTGACGCAAatcctgcgcacgcacccCACTTATATCcagaccgaggcgccggcgctggtTCTGCGCGCCCAccccgccgagcgtgcggcgctgctgcacgcaTGTGCGGCCATCTGGCCCGTGATTCCCGCCGAAGCGGGCAAGCACGAACCGCTCATTTCCCACGACGTGGCACACGCGCTGGTGTGCGCATGCACGAGCCAGGCGCCTGCGCTAgaagaggcgctggcgggggtcgtcgacgacgagtgTGCGCTGGTGTGCAGCCTGCTTGGCACGGAGATCGAGtcgtgcacgagcgaggatctgctgctgcgcagcaaCTCGACGCGGCTCTCGGTCGCGACGGCCTACCTGCGCCGCTTTTCGTATTCGGACATTCGCATCATTATTACGCAAATCGTTGGGCACATTGCCGCGCTCCCGACGGTGCTGAACGCGGAAACGGAGCAAGGGCGTGTGTGGCTCTTGGCTACGACTGACTGGGTGATTGGGCAGCTGAGCGTCACGGCGTCCGGCACGACCAAtctcgtgcgccgcgtctgcgccgcggtgcgcgcgcatACGGCACGTCACTTTTCGAGCCGCACTGCGCCGTACCGTGCGCTGGCTGCGCTCATGATGCTGCGTGTGCTCGGTCCTGCACTCGCGACGCCCGAGTCGATCGGCGTCAAGCTGCCTgagcgcgcgacgctccgccgcgagctcgtgctcCTAAGCAAGGTCCTCCTCGCACTCGCACAAGGCGGTTTTCCCAagcaccgcgacgcgcaccttACTGCCTTGAATCCACACCTGAAAGGGCCCCAGCGCGATCTCatcgcggtgctcgacaagcTCTGTGATCCAGACGAAGGCATGGCTCTGCCGGTGGTCCACCGCCCGCCGCTGGCGGACCGCGCGTATCTATACACATGCCTTGCCGAGCATGCCGAGGCGATTGTGCAGCGCCACCCGGGCCTCGCGAACGACGTGCACCGTACGCTGGCGGTCCTTCCGCCGCCttcgcgcgagctgcgcctgcagcgtgcACTGCACTCGGACGCGACAAGTGCATACGAGACGCTGATGCGCGCGCACAGCGGGCGCGACACGTCTGCCTTGCATCGCATCGTGTACGAAACGCACATCGACGGCCGTCGCATCGTGAGCTTTGTTGCTGCGCGCCTCCCGGTCAGTCGCACggaccttgcgctgctggcgTACCACACGCTGCACATCCTCGGATCGGGTGGCCCGTGCGACATGCTGCTCGACATGTCActcgcgacgagcgccaaCCTACCGCCGATGCAGTGGGTGGTGTACATGCTCTCGGTTGTCCcccgcgccgtgctcgccCAGGCACGCTCACTTGTGGTTCTCAATGCGAGCACGCCCTTGCGCCAGTTCCTCCGGGCTTGgaccgagctcgagtgGCCGGGGCGTGTCGTCTTTGCGACGTCTCTTGCCGAAgtctcgccgctcgcgccggctgatgcgctgccgtcggcgacctATGCTTTGCTGCAGTGCCCGCCAGAGCACGAGTGGTCCGTGTCGCTGCACGatggccgcctcgcgccgatCATGGCGACGCTCAAGGTGTGCGACTCGCATCTCGTCATCACGTCGACGCAGCCCGTTTCTCTCGGCAAGCTGAGTGGCCGAACGTGCGATATCATTGCACTGAGCGGCGTATACGTCATGGTCGAAGGCTCCGTGCTTGTCCTGGATGAAAAGGCGTGCACGCTGTACGTGGGCTCGTCCGAGGCCCCGCGCATCGGCGAtgtcgtgcgtgcggcccaagcgcggcgcggtgtcgtgctcggcgcaccgctgcgctcgccgccgcgctcgccgaaggccgtgctgcacggcgcggcgctctggcacacggccgccgagcaagTATCGGCTCGCTctgctgccgcggcgctgctgcgtgcggccggcggcgaaaACGGGATCTTGCCGGCGTACACGTTGCCACATGCgatgccggcgccgcccgtgccgagcgcagcgtacGCGTATGCGATGATTctcacgacgctcgacctgtgtgcggcgtgcggcagcgacgcgtgTGTTGCGCTGACCTATGTCGCGCCGCTACTGGCACGCGTAAACCATGCACcgcacgtcgacctgcgcgcgctcttTACCTCGGCGCTGATGGTCTGGGCGGCGATTCCGACGCTCCGTGCAACGCTTTCGACCGGTTTCtgggcgccgctgcagtACGCGCCGGATCTGTACAATGGTCTTTTGGATGCGTGCTTAGACGTGACGCCGATgcagagcgcgtcgagtaTGCTGCATGCCGtactcgacgcgctcggcgcggtcaacgcgccgccgctgcacaTGCTTCTCCTCCGCCGCATCCAGCAGTCGCTCCAAGAGCCGCTGCCGGTGTGGCGcaaggtcgacgtgctcgtgcaCCTCTTGGCCGTGCAGATCCTCACGCCCGGCACGCCAGTGCAGCCGCATTTGCCTTCGCTCCTTTGCTTTATcctgctccttgcgcaCCGCATGCCGTTCTTGAACGAAGGcatcgcacgcaccgcgcacAATACCCTTtacgtgctgcagcgcgagacCAAAAGCACCGCCTACGCCCTTCTTTTGCCgaagctcgccgcgtcgatcgccgagggcgagggcgACCACGACCACGCCACAGTCAACGACAcggccggcacggcgctgaCGGCAGTGGCGTGCGAGATCCTTGCACTGGCCGCACCGGAGAGCGAGCcggagctcgtgcgcctggtcgccgactatgcggcgcgcggcggcgtgcaggcACAGGCTTTCCGCGTGCTCAGCtcgctgcacggcgcgggtgtcgccgaggcgcacctcgccgtgcaggcgctcgccgaggtgcatCGCCCGGCCGTtgcaggcgcagccgcactgtgcagcgcgtcgctgatGGAGTGCATTCCCCACATGGTCCCTGCGCTGTTCTGGGCGGGGCTCGCGATGGTACAGTCGGGCGACAAGTCGCTGGCAATCCCCGGCTTGTACCTCGCCCAAaccgcggccgagcgtctGCCGGCGCGCGATGCTGATACACTgctctcgacgcgccgcacgagcgaggcgtacgcgcTTGATGCGGCGTACGGCGTCAACGCCGACCGCGACCTGGGCTTTGCCTTGGCCACGGTGCTCTACCGCCCCCTCACCGCGCCGGGCACGGCCCGTATCACGCAAAAGCTGCTTGTCCGGCTGCTGATGCTCTTTGCGTCGCCTGACGGCAGCGTTGACAGTCGCCAGACGGGTATCCTACTCTTGCTGTGCCTGTCGGACCCTACGAATGCATCGTCCTACGTGCAggccgcgcggctcgcgccgagcgtcgccgaggcgtggcgtgccgcgccgcagctgccgtcgggcagcgccgcgctgctggccgtGGGCCTCGCGGCAGCGCTCCTACGGTACGTGCCGTCCCCCACGCTGCATCCCCTCTGTGCCTATTTGGTGCGCGCGGGCGAGGCCAACGTCGCCTGTGCCGCTCTCCTCCAAGGGCCGCTCGCCGTGTACTGGGCCGGGGAAGACGCCGTATCGATCCCCGcactgcgcacgctgcagcgccagaGCTCCAATGCGCCTGGTGCCAGCGCACAGCTCCTTTCGCAGCTGGGCTTCCCCGCCCTGatgccgcacgccgcgccggacgcTCCAGCGGCTTCCGCCGCGTGgctccgccgcctcgtggCGCTTCTGTAG
- a CDS encoding uncharacterized protein (COG:K; EggNog:ENOG503Q3B8), producing the protein MSTALKNVSGKMHLPVPPVWSRDPKSSILEQLDTLVMRYIPQLEGVMVTHKDARFLSALGGINGDSAFGVAPVAFSALVWRPEIGMVLEGTITLSSPSHVSLLLHDTFNAAISAQHLPSAKYEFVHYDDDDVQRTDPKDRSVGFWRHKKTGARLGGESHTLKFTVISMTVANHMLSLHGSLLKDPFSVAPPRPGSLSFDQALAATESSEPQEDEPQDEEPVKPRKVRWDDDDSDRAEEEDKRAEETGEPMEVEDNGEDSDENQDDYNEQAGSDSDPSDVSDEDAPAPVAQPKEKKKKEKKDKDKKEKKEKKEKKEKKEKKEKKAKKDASSKRSKSEEDKPKKKKRTSE; encoded by the exons ATGTCGACGGCGTTGAAGAACGTGAGCGGCAAGATGCACCTTCCGGTGCCTCCTGTTTGGAGCAGGGACCCGAAATCGTCTATcctggagcagctcgacacgctcgtcATGCGCTACATCCCCCAGCTCGAGGGCGTAATGGTAACGCACAAAGACGCACGCTTCCTTAGTGCCCTCGGCGGGATCAACGGCGACTCGGCGTTTGGCGTGGCGCCGGTGGCTTTTTCGGCGCTGGTATGGCGCCCGGAAATCGGCATGGTGCTGG AGGGAACCATTACCCtgtcgtcgccgagccaTGTGTCGCTGCTCTTGCACGACACGTTCAACGCGGCCATCTCGGCGCAGCatctgccgagcgccaagTACGAGTTTGTGCActacgacgacgacgatgtCCAGCGCACCGATCCCAAGGACCGCTCGGTCGGGTTCTGGCGTCACAAAAAGacgggcgcgcgcctcggcggcgagtcgcACACGCTCAAGTTCACCGTGATTAGCATGACGGTCGCGAATCATATGCTGTCGCTGCACGGCAGCCTGCTCAAGGATCCGTtcagcgtcgcgccgccgcgcccgggCTCGCTGAGCTtcgaccaggcgctcgctgcgaCGGAATCGAGCGAGCCGCAGGAAGACGAGCcgcaggacgaggagccggTCAAGCCGCGCAAGGTCCGCtgggacgacgacgactcgGACCGCGCCGAAGAGGAAGACAAGCGCGCAGAAGAGACCGGCGAGCCTATGGAAGTCGAAGACAATGGCGAGGACAGCGACGAGAACCAGGACGACTATAACGAGCAGGCGGGCTCGGACTCGGACCCGAGCGATgtcagcgacgaggacgcgcccgcgccggtcgcgcagcccaaggagaagaagaagaaggaaaagaaggacaaggacaagaaggagaagaaggagaagaaggagaagaaggagaaaAAAGAAAAGAAGGAAAAGAAGGCGAAAAAGGACGCATCGTCCAAGCGGTCCAAGTCGGAGGAGGACAAGCCGAAAAAAAAGAAGCGCACTTCCGAGTAA